The sequence CTACCGCGACCAGGGGGTGCGGGTCAGCGCGCTGTGTCCACAGGGCGTCGACACCCCGATGCTGGCCGACGGACTGGCCGCCGGGCACCTCGGGGCCCAGGTCGTCGCGGCGTCCGGTGCGGTGCTCAGCCCGGACCAGGTCGCCGCCGCGGCAGTGGCCGGGATGGCGGAGGAGCGGTTTCTGATCCTGCCGCACCCGGAGGTCGCCGGCTACGCCCGGCGTCGTGCCGAGGACCCCGACGGCTGGCAGTCCGGCCTCCGTAAGCTGGTCCGCCGCCTAACGGCCACCGGATAGCCCGCCACCCCTTCGTCGATCATGGAGTTGTGGTGCCGGAAAAGTCGCTGATGACCTAATTTGTCAGGCGCCACAACTCCATGATCGACGCTGCGGGTCAGCGGTGCCAGCGCAGCGGGCCCGGATGCACCGACCAGAGCAACCGACGCCATCGGGAGCGGGCCGCGCGCAGCGCACCGTGGTAGGTCGTGGCTGCCCCGGCGGCTGCCCGGGCCTGTTCGGCGGTGGCCGTGCCGGGCGCGAAGCCGACGTGGTTGATCAGCCTGGCCAGGTCGTCGACGGCGCGGTGTGCCGCCGTGAGCCCCGGACGATCGCCGCCGGCACCATGGCCGGCACCGTCCTCCGCGCCCCAGCCGTCCGTGTCACCGGCACCGGCGGCACCGGCACCGGCACCGGCGGCACCGGCACCGGCACCGGCGGCACCGGCACCGGCACCGGCACCGGGGCGGCCGTGGCGAGGGTGGGGGCGGGGTGCCCCGGCAGGTCGCTGCGGTCAGGGCGTGCCGGGCCCGCTCGGCGACCTCGGTGGCGGACAGGTCGGCGGCGACCGGCCAGCCGGCCAACCGCAGCGCATCGGTCAGCTCCCGCCAGGCGCCGGCGATGCGGTGGCCGGGGTCGCCCCGGTACAGCCGACCGCGGGACTGCGCCCGCCGCAGCCCGGCGAGGGCGGCCAGCAGCGCCACGACCACGAGCATCAGCCCACCGCCGGCGCCACCGACCAGCACCGGCGTCGGTACGCCGCCGGACTCGGCCCGGCCGGCCGGCCCCGCCAGCGGTGGCGGCGAGGCGCTTGGCTCCAGCGTCGGCTCCGGCTGCTCCGACGGCGGCGGATCCTCCGGCTGCGGGCGGAAATCCTCCGCCACCGGCCGAGGCTCGTCGTCCGGGCGGGGCAACGGGTCGAACGACACCCACCCCAGACCCTCGAAGAGCACCTCCGGCCAGGCGTACGCGTCGGCGGCCCGCACCGGCCCCGAACCCGGGGCGGCGAACCCGACCACCACCCGCGTGGGCAGCCCGGCCAGCCGACCCAGCACCGCGAAAGACGCCGCGAACTGTTCGGAGGTGCCGCGCTGCCCGCCACCGGCCGGCGGTCCGAACAGGAAGAACTCCAGGTTCGGATAGGCGTGCCCGCTGGGCGCGTCGGCAACCAGCCGGTAGTGCTCGGCGAGCCACTGCTCGATGGCCGCCGCCCGGGCGTACGGAGCACCGTTCTCCTCGGCCAACTGGGCGGCGAGCCGGCGCAACTGGTCGGGCACCCCGTCGGCGACGTGCAGCACCCGGGCCACCTCGTCGCCGGCCGGGGTGTTCGCGGTGGCCAGCAGGTTGACGTCCGGGTGTTCCCGCGCCGACGTCACCGTGTAGCGCAGGCCCGGGGTGAGGCCGTCGGGGCGGAGCAACGTGCCGGTGTCCACGTCGTAGGCGACCCGGGCGCCGCTGACCTCGCGCGGGGTCGGCACGGCGGGTAACAGCCGACCGCTCAGCTCGCCCACCGTGATCTCCTGCCGCACCGTCTCCACCCGCGCGTGCGCAAGCGGCTCCGCAGCCGGCAGGATCCGGCCGGCGTTGCGGTACGTGGCGCCGACCCGCCAGGTCACCCCGTCGTAGTCGCTGAGCAC is a genomic window of Micromonospora tarapacensis containing:
- a CDS encoding DUF3488 and transglutaminase-like domain-containing protein; this encodes MVTLAGVVLGRVYAGSLLPVLMAGAAVGSVLISVAMRRLPSWLVAPVSVLAMGSWTAWCLWRAAATAQLPGGFAEVAGDAARNAIPRLLTAMIPVEPTPDTILLPLVAAWLAGLAGAEVAVRAGRVLLGYLPPVLLYVGALYVVGPNTEPAIGQTVVLVAVAALGLAVSGRPVGGDPVDGLVPAVRSGVRVRLAVASTAGTALVVALAAVLGPAVAALVDTRPVDPRRYVEPPQVQTLDESPLIRISGWALNPDQQLFQVATDRPGGSGPASAAADPVADGGGVRVRLAVLSDYDGVTWRVGATYRNAGRILPAAEPLAHARVETVRQEITVGELSGRLLPAVPTPREVSGARVAYDVDTGTLLRPDGLTPGLRYTVTSAREHPDVNLLATANTPAGDEVARVLHVADGVPDQLRRLAAQLAEENGAPYARAAAIEQWLAEHYRLVADAPSGHAYPNLEFFLFGPPAGGGQRGTSEQFAASFAVLGRLAGLPTRVVVGFAAPGSGPVRAADAYAWPEVLFEGLGWVSFDPLPRPDDEPRPVAEDFRPQPEDPPPSEQPEPTLEPSASPPPLAGPAGRAESGGVPTPVLVGGAGGGLMLVVVALLAALAGLRRAQSRGRLYRGDPGHRIAGAWRELTDALRLAGWPVAADLSATEVAERARHALTAATCRGTPPPPSPRPPRCRCRCRCRRCRCRCRRCRCRCRRCR